From Flavipsychrobacter sp., a single genomic window includes:
- a CDS encoding heme exporter protein CcmB yields the protein MFSQIASLIRKDLLIEWRQKHTLYGVLLYVSTTVFVVYMMSGQPQASIWNALFWITQLFIAVNSVAKSFLQESTGRFRYYNTIVRPDYFFIAKMVYSTVLLLLMSLVSLLLFNIMLGSPIVQTGLFVLVTALGSISLSVVFTFLSAIAARAQQNAALMAILGFPIVTPILMILSRLALKAVTDVYQPGWWSLALILAALSILTIILGLILFPFLWQE from the coding sequence ATGTTTAGCCAAATAGCCTCACTTATCCGTAAAGATCTACTTATAGAATGGAGGCAAAAACATACGCTATATGGTGTTCTACTCTATGTGAGTACTACGGTATTTGTTGTCTACATGATGTCGGGACAGCCTCAGGCTAGCATTTGGAATGCTCTATTTTGGATCACACAATTATTCATTGCGGTCAATTCTGTAGCCAAAAGTTTCTTACAAGAGTCTACTGGTCGCTTTAGATACTATAATACAATAGTTCGTCCTGATTATTTCTTTATAGCCAAAATGGTATACAGTACAGTATTGTTACTGTTAATGAGTTTGGTCAGCCTACTACTCTTCAATATTATGCTTGGTAGCCCAATAGTTCAAACAGGCTTGTTTGTACTAGTTACTGCGCTTGGTAGTATTAGCTTATCTGTAGTATTTACCTTCTTATCGGCTATTGCTGCTAGAGCACAGCAAAATGCTGCCTTAATGGCTATATTAGGCTTCCCTATTGTTACACCTATATTAATGATACTGAGCAGGCTTGCACTAAAAGCCGTTACCGATGTTTATCAACCCGGATGGTGGAGTTTAGCGCTTATACTTGCTGCACTAAGTATACTTACTATCATATTAGGATTAATACTATTCCCTTTTCTGTGGCAAGAATAA
- the ccsA gene encoding cytochrome c biogenesis protein CcsA, producing the protein MRESWWKILCVALLAYAIIGGLLLPVPARFILNETIRNLYYHVPMWFTMILLFGVAFYHALVYLLKGNLVSDIRSAQYTKVGIFFSILGMVTGMEWAQYTWGEPWSNDPKQLGTAICMLIYFAYLILRSGIKDDEKRAKISAVFNIFAFALMIPLIFVLPRMVDSLHPGNGGNPGFNAYDLNSKMRMVFYPAVIGWFLLGLWIANLRIRYSLFIYKKENAFLIDLEKKMNNA; encoded by the coding sequence ATGCGTGAGTCTTGGTGGAAAATCCTATGTGTTGCACTCTTAGCCTATGCTATAATTGGAGGTTTACTATTACCCGTTCCTGCACGTTTTATACTGAACGAAACTATCCGTAATCTTTATTATCATGTACCTATGTGGTTTACAATGATATTGCTGTTCGGTGTTGCGTTCTATCATGCGCTTGTTTACTTACTTAAAGGGAATCTTGTTAGCGATATTAGATCGGCACAGTACACAAAGGTGGGTATCTTCTTCAGCATCCTAGGCATGGTTACTGGTATGGAATGGGCGCAATACACCTGGGGAGAACCATGGAGTAATGATCCTAAACAACTAGGAACTGCTATATGCATGCTTATCTACTTTGCTTACCTCATATTGCGTAGTGGCATAAAAGATGATGAGAAAAGAGCTAAAATAAGTGCTGTATTCAACATCTTTGCTTTTGCGCTTATGATACCGCTTATATTTGTATTACCTAGAATGGTAGATTCTCTACACCCAGGTAATGGAGGTAACCCCGGCTTCAACGCCTACGATCTAAACAGTAAAATGCGTATGGTTTTCTACCCCGCGGTCATTGGCTGGTTCTTACTGGGTTTGTGGATTGCCAACTTAAGAATAAGATATAGCTTGTTTATCTATAAAAAAGAAAATGCCTTTTTAATTGATTTGGAAAAAAAGATGAATAATGCGTAA
- a CDS encoding CcmD family protein, whose protein sequence is MRKHFFLLTLLTLFTSVLALAQESTPEMADVMRKDGKIYVVVLVLATIFAGIIFFLIRIDRKLKKLENNNNS, encoded by the coding sequence ATGCGTAAACATTTCTTTTTACTTACACTTTTAACTTTATTTACATCTGTACTAGCTTTAGCTCAGGAATCGACACCAGAAATGGCGGACGTGATGAGAAAAGATGGAAAAATATACGTTGTAGTTTTAGTATTAGCCACTATCTTTGCTGGAATTATCTTTTTCTTAATAAGAATAGATAGGAAACTTAAAAAATTAGAGAATAACAATAACAGCTAA
- the rimK gene encoding 30S ribosomal protein S6--L-glutamate ligase: protein MDNLKIIGSEEWCSFETLGIPAIKARVDSGAKTSSIQANNIKVFYKKTEEWVRFEVNPIQDNRSISIICESRVHAKRSIKSSIGIAEERIVIKALITIGEDTFEIELTLANRDSMEFRMLLGREALHNRYLVNPSVASLLPEYTQEDLDEKYNDFGQERKGLKIAVLASNPELFSNKRILEAGKARGHDMVFLNVQQTYMKFDAKEPQIRYRGGNVIDEFDAIIPRIKPSVTFYACALLRQFDTMGTFCLNSADAITQSRDKLFATQLFAKNDIQIPITGFANSPLDTKDLIRMVNGAPLIIKLLESTQGRGVVIAETNKAAESVINAFKSVKTDILVQEYIKEANGQDIRCFVVNGKVVASMQRQAAKGEFRANIHQGGTSSKVKITADERKLAIKAAKILNLPVAGVDIIRSNKGPLLLEVNSSPGLEGIESATGLDIANIMITAIENKLKFKR, encoded by the coding sequence TTGGATAATTTAAAGATAATAGGAAGTGAAGAGTGGTGTTCTTTTGAAACCCTAGGGATACCTGCCATAAAAGCGCGTGTAGACTCTGGCGCAAAAACGTCTTCTATACAAGCTAATAATATCAAAGTCTTTTATAAAAAGACCGAGGAATGGGTACGTTTTGAGGTGAATCCAATCCAGGATAATAGAAGTATTAGCATTATTTGTGAGTCTAGGGTCCATGCAAAAAGGTCTATAAAAAGTTCTATAGGTATAGCTGAGGAACGAATTGTTATAAAGGCGCTCATTACTATTGGAGAAGATACATTTGAAATTGAGTTAACACTAGCCAATAGAGACTCAATGGAGTTTCGAATGCTATTGGGTAGGGAAGCACTACATAACCGTTATTTAGTAAATCCTTCAGTAGCAAGCTTACTACCAGAATATACGCAGGAAGACCTCGACGAAAAATATAATGACTTTGGGCAAGAGAGGAAAGGGCTAAAGATAGCGGTACTGGCAAGTAATCCTGAACTTTTTAGTAACAAGCGTATTCTAGAAGCAGGCAAGGCAAGAGGGCATGACATGGTTTTCTTAAATGTGCAGCAAACGTATATGAAGTTTGATGCAAAAGAACCTCAAATAAGATATAGAGGAGGTAACGTTATAGATGAGTTTGATGCCATAATTCCACGTATTAAGCCATCTGTAACCTTTTATGCTTGCGCTCTTTTACGTCAGTTTGATACTATGGGGACTTTTTGCTTAAACTCTGCTGATGCTATAACACAGTCAAGAGATAAACTTTTTGCAACACAGTTGTTTGCTAAAAATGACATTCAAATACCCATAACAGGTTTTGCCAACTCTCCGCTGGATACCAAAGACTTAATAAGGATGGTAAACGGAGCACCACTTATTATCAAGTTATTAGAAAGTACGCAGGGCAGAGGAGTAGTTATCGCAGAAACCAATAAAGCCGCGGAGAGTGTGATAAACGCATTCAAAAGTGTGAAAACAGATATTTTAGTTCAAGAGTATATCAAAGAAGCAAATGGTCAGGATATCCGTTGTTTTGTGGTAAATGGTAAGGTAGTAGCTTCTATGCAAAGACAAGCGGCGAAAGGAGAGTTTAGAGCCAATATACATCAAGGAGGCACCTCGTCTAAAGTGAAGATAACCGCTGATGAAAGGAAGTTGGCAATAAAAGCCGCGAAGATCCTCAACCTACCTGTTGCTGGTGTTGATATTATTCGTTCAAATAAAGGTCCATTATTGTTAGAGGTAAACTCTTCGCCAGGGCTGGAGGGGATAGAAAGTGCTACAGGTTTAGATATAGCCAACATCATGATCACAGCGATAGAAAATAAGCTGAAATTTAAACGATAA
- a CDS encoding Glu/Leu/Phe/Val dehydrogenase, producing the protein MVENVTAETTHYSFFEGVESNFDKAAKYTRFETGILEQIKACNSVYRMKFPVRIGEKIEVIEAYRVQHSHHKLPCKGGIRFSLDVNQDEVMALAALMTYKCALVNVPFGGAKGGIKVNPRQYNPFEMEKITRRYASELVKKNFIGPGIDVPAPDYGSGAREMSWIADTYASLKPGEVDALGCVTGKPITQGGVRGRTEATGLGVFYGIKEACSIKEDMDKLGLTTGVQGKKVIVQGLGNVGYHAAKYFHEAGSLIVGIAEYEGGIYNENGLDLDKVVEHRKATKSILNFPGAINIENSAETLEQECDILIPAALENVINASNADRIKAKIIGEAANGPLTPDADDILLKKGCMIIPDMYLNAGGVTVSYFEWLKNLSHVRFGRIDKRFSENQNTTILNSVEELTGKKVSDIERQQILHGPDEVDLIYSGLEDTMIGSYHEIREAMNDLNIPDMRTAAFVVAINKVGVAYEELGIFP; encoded by the coding sequence ATGGTAGAGAACGTAACTGCCGAAACAACTCACTACAGCTTTTTTGAAGGCGTTGAAAGCAACTTTGATAAAGCTGCAAAATACACTCGCTTTGAGACTGGTATACTAGAGCAGATAAAAGCTTGTAATTCTGTATACAGAATGAAATTCCCTGTGCGTATTGGGGAAAAGATCGAAGTAATTGAAGCCTATCGTGTACAACACTCTCACCACAAGCTACCTTGTAAAGGAGGGATACGCTTCAGTCTTGATGTAAATCAGGATGAAGTAATGGCACTTGCCGCATTAATGACTTACAAATGTGCCCTTGTAAACGTACCATTTGGTGGTGCAAAAGGTGGTATAAAAGTAAACCCGAGACAATACAATCCATTTGAAATGGAGAAGATTACTCGTCGTTATGCTTCTGAACTAGTTAAAAAGAATTTTATTGGTCCTGGTATCGATGTTCCTGCTCCGGATTATGGTTCAGGTGCTCGCGAAATGAGTTGGATCGCTGATACATATGCTTCTCTAAAACCTGGAGAAGTAGATGCATTAGGCTGCGTTACGGGAAAACCTATTACCCAAGGTGGTGTAAGAGGACGTACTGAAGCTACTGGCCTTGGTGTTTTCTATGGCATTAAAGAAGCCTGCAGTATTAAAGAAGATATGGACAAACTTGGACTAACTACAGGCGTTCAAGGAAAGAAAGTTATTGTTCAAGGATTAGGTAATGTGGGTTACCACGCTGCTAAATACTTCCATGAGGCTGGTTCTCTAATAGTAGGTATTGCAGAATATGAAGGAGGTATCTATAATGAAAATGGTCTAGACCTAGACAAGGTTGTAGAGCATAGAAAAGCAACTAAAAGCATCTTGAACTTCCCGGGTGCAATTAATATTGAGAATAGTGCAGAAACTCTTGAACAAGAGTGCGATATACTTATTCCTGCTGCACTAGAGAATGTTATCAACGCTTCTAACGCTGATAGAATTAAAGCTAAGATCATTGGTGAGGCGGCAAATGGTCCTCTTACTCCTGATGCAGATGATATTCTATTGAAAAAAGGTTGCATGATCATACCTGACATGTACTTAAACGCAGGTGGTGTAACGGTTTCTTACTTTGAGTGGTTGAAAAACTTAAGTCACGTACGTTTTGGCCGTATTGACAAGCGTTTCAGCGAAAACCAAAACACTACTATATTAAATTCAGTAGAAGAATTAACAGGAAAGAAAGTTTCAGATATTGAGCGTCAGCAGATCTTACATGGTCCTGATGAGGTTGACCTTATCTACTCTGGCTTGGAAGACACTATGATAGGTTCTTACCACGAGATCAGGGAAGCTATGAACGACCTAAACATACCTGATATGCGTACTGCTGCTTTTGTAGTTGCTATCAATAAAGTAGGTGTGGCTTACGAGGAGCTTGGTATCTTCCCATAG